One Wyeomyia smithii strain HCP4-BCI-WySm-NY-G18 unplaced genomic scaffold, ASM2978416v1 HiC_scaffold_98, whole genome shotgun sequence DNA segment encodes these proteins:
- the LOC129733806 gene encoding uncharacterized protein LOC129733806 has product MAQQKRKFRDMVRDFIFENESGVWCKIGGEEDKCKYYQKKFDAGNFVRHFRNTHFTLAKTKGFFRDNEEIEPKSKKPRKRLVAIDEDTVKSSCVKLITIRNMPLCSIDWPEMRALLDPIGESLGCTFTSTKTLEFLKTAANRIKNKISDELQGKLFSLKIDSASRHGRHILGINAQFMKDDQIKVRTLGMVEVKKKQTAKFLKTKILDVLSIYNVGLKNVFSVTSDNGSNMCAAVRELQRAIEAEIAEEHEDENGEMEHWEVLSNVLDEFKDSVSLVRCAVHTMQLAVTDVTKLYEDNIKAVTNIAKACRKISYKAYFEAEGQALPPLYAKTRWGGVFKMVEHFNKFETFYVKLGAIHKELDLDNNWKFVNNFVQAFSPTYEATIKFQDKHVGLSDFHMLWINTIRMTKLIHNPMAEELSKNLLKRLESLKENMPFKAAILLDPRFYYEDSRVFTPDEKEQIRVCYQIQIFLYLKINLNFYILYTNI; this is encoded by the exons ATGGCTCAGCAGAAAAGGAAGTTTCGTGATATGGTGCGTGATTTCATTTTCGAAAATGAAAGTGGTGTTTGGTGTAAGATCGGCGGGGAAGAAGACAAATGTAAATATTaccagaaaaaatttgatgcaGGGAATTTTGTGCGACACTTTCGTAACACGCATTTCACGTTGGCAAAAACGAAGGGATTTTTTAGAGACAATGAAGAGATCGAACCGAAAAGTAAAAAACCACGGAAGAGATTGGTGGCGATAGATGAAGACACGGTGAAATCATCATGCGTGAAACTAATTACAATTAGAAACATGCCTCTGTGTTCCATTGATTGGCCGGAAATGCGGGCACTATTGGATCCGATTGGAGAATCCTTAGGGTGCACCTTCACGTCAACAAAAACACTGGAGTTTTTGAAAACTGCTGCAAAtcgaattaaaaacaaaataagcGACGAGCTTCAAGGTAAactattttcattaaaaatagaCTCGGCTTCTCGTCACGGACGGCACATTCTTGGGATAAACGCTCAGTTTATGAAGGATGACCAAATCAAGGTTAGAACTCTTG GAATGGTCGAGGTTAAGAAAAAACAGAcggcaaaatttttgaaaaccaagatACTGGATGTGTTAAGCATATATAACGTTGGACTTAAAAACGTTTTTTCCGTTACATCGGATAATGGGTCAAACATGTGCGCTGCTGTACGCGAATTGCAGAGAGCAATTGAAGCGGAGATTGCCGAAGAGCATGAAGATGAGAACGGTGAAATGGAGCATTGGGAAGTTCTTTCGAATGTTCTAGACGAGTTCAAGGACAGTGTAAGCTTAGTGAGGTGCGCTGTTCACACAATGCAGCTTGCCGTTACTGATGTTACAAAGCTGTACGAGGACAATATAAAAGCAGTGACTAACATCGCCAAAGCTTGCcgcaaaatttcctataaagcGTATTTCGAGGCAGAAGGGCAAGCGCTGCCGCCGTTATACGCAAAGACAAGATGGGGTGGAGTCTTTAAAATGGTAGAGCACTTCAACAAATTTGAAACGTTCTACGTTAAGTTGGGTGCAATACACAAAGAACTAG ATTTAGATAACAATTGGAAATTCGTCAATAACTTCGTGCAAGCTTTTTCTCCAACTTACGAGGCTACAATCAAATTTCAGGATAAGCACGTTGGATTGTCGGATTTCCATATGTTATGGATCAACACGATCCGAATGACGAAGTTAATACACAATCCAATGGCAGAAGAACTTTCAAAGAATCTCTTGAAACGATTGGAGTCTctaaaagaaaacatgccgttCAAAGCCGCCATTTTGCTGGATCCCCGATTTTACTATGAGGATTCACGTGTGTTTACTCCTGACGAGAAAGAGCAAATACGGGTATGTTATCAAATTcagatatttttatatttaaagaTTAATCTAAActtttatatattatatactAACATCTga